The following coding sequences lie in one Musa acuminata AAA Group cultivar baxijiao chromosome BXJ1-8, Cavendish_Baxijiao_AAA, whole genome shotgun sequence genomic window:
- the LOC135586572 gene encoding uncharacterized protein LOC135586572 yields MSRCFPYPPPFLEESLIESIKAKKEEREKAKEVERRRVKKENKKGKRREEKRENVEQKSANSQHEGKSKHEEKSPSEQKDLYSQRTSNDAIEQLEGSGLTEEHELLSFTGDKYDYPESSQDSNKRRKLVSSICGHNKHGLGNILRIKLPLPLRSASLSRVDLEPLQPSLRLPAMQTAGQVVVAKSKEMVHELPEVHEQPSVSGKDAKAAVLSHLSSDVKRIRRRTGQRGQFEDLIVNWNPPLSQLESLDVSSEWWHFGDPKRRSTPCTNECEAITVGGSSCGERRISLQQPRACYLPEFDAYQLPYVVPF; encoded by the exons ATGTCGCGGTGTTTCCCGTATCCGCCTCCTTTCTTGGAAGAGTCCCTGATCGAATCCATTAAG GCAAAGAAAGAGGAAAGGGAAAAGGCAAAGGAGGTTGAACGAAGAAGGGTAAAGAAGGAGAATAAGAAAGGGAAaaggagggaggagaagagggaaaaTGTTGAGCAGAAATCCGCGAACTCTCAGCACGAGGGAAAGAGCAAGCATGAAGAGAAGAGCCCGTCCGAACAGAAAGATCTGTACAGCCAAAGGACAAGCAATGATGCCATTGAGCAGTTGGAAGGCAGCGGCCTTACGGAAGAACATGAGCTGCTGAGTTTCACTGGGGACAAGTATGACTACCCTGAGAGCTCTCAGGACAGCAACAAGAGGAGGAAACTTGTGTCATCCATCTGCGGTCACAATAAGCATGGTCTTG GGAATATCCTTCGTATCAAGTTGCCATTACCATTACGGTCTGCATCATTGAGTCGAGTAGATTTAGAGCCATTGCAGCCATCATTGAGGCTACCGGCCATGCAAACAGCAGGACAAGTAGTAGTGGCCAAATCCAAGGAAATGGTTCATGAGCTGCCTGAAGTCCATGAGCAGCCCAGTGTCTCAGGCAAGGATGCGAAAGCAGCTGTGCTGTCACATTTGTCTTCCGATGTAAAACGGATTCGGAGGAGAACTGGGCAAAGGGGACAGTTTGAAGATTTAATAGTGAATTGGAACCCGCCGCTATCGCAGTTGGAGTCTCTGGATGTCAGCAGCGAGTGGTGGCATTTTGGCGATCCAAAGCGGCGCTCCACTCCCTGTACCAACGAGTGTGAGGCCATCACAGTGGGAGGGTCGAGTTGTGGAGAGCGTAGGATTTCTTTGCAGCAGCCCCGAGCCTGCTACTTGCCCGAGTTCGATGCGTACCAGCTGCCATATGTTGTCCCCTTTTGA
- the LOC103994419 gene encoding U11/U12 small nuclear ribonucleoprotein 25 kDa protein, with amino-acid sequence MESGSKTEENVGYSSITAKKAQLQSMLSALLDDPILFDVPKKPTLADVDTLINLELGSAMKISVTKVDNTSFDVAVLNSATVKDLKLAIRKKINEIEQAKMGHRHISWRHVWANFCLAHHNEKLIDDNSMLTEYGIHNNSKVHFFPCVVSRASHKHSKRKKHRFFHGLSKRS; translated from the exons ATGGAATCAGGGTCCAAAACCGAGGAAAATGTTGGTTACAGCAGCATCACTGCCAAGAAAGCCCAGCTACAGTCTATGCTCTCTGCTCTTCTAGATGATCCGATATTGTTCGATGTTCCTAAGAAACCTACACTTGCAGATGTTGACACCTTAATAAATTTGGAGCTCGGCAGTGCAATGAAAATATCTGTCACTAAGGTGGACAATACCTCTTTTG ATGTCGCAGTTCTGAACTCTGCTACTGTCAAGGATTTGAAATTAGCAATCAggaagaaaataaatgaaatagaGCAAGCCAAAATGGGTCATCGCCACATTTCATG GAGGCATGTCTGGGCAAATTTTTGCCTTGCTCACCataatgagaagctcattgatgaCAATTCTATGCTCACTGAATATGGCATACATAACAATTCTAAG GTACACTTTTTTCCTTGCGTCGTGTCTCGGGCATCCCATAAACATTCCAAGAGAAAGAAACACCGGTTTTTTCATGGTCTTAGTAAACGATCATAG